In the Uranotaenia lowii strain MFRU-FL chromosome 1, ASM2978415v1, whole genome shotgun sequence genome, GTTCTGCACCAGcagcagaacaacaacaacgccagcagcagaacaacaacaactccagcagcagaacaacaacaactccaacaGCAGCATGGCCTGGCCGTCGAGTGTTTCGGAGGCAACTACGAGGCAGACAGTGGGACCATGCATGGTTCCCAGTAAGGTGCCAGTCGGACGAGAGCCGTAAGTTGAACTCAAAAGAAACCACACTCTGAAAAATGACCAGAATTGTCGGGAGATTGGGTGGGTGAATTAAAAAGTCCCGCATACCAAAAAACTCTACATCTAACGGTTTCTACGATACATCAACGGTTTCTCAGATTGATAATTATCTCTGTTAATGTACCTATTATGTCAAACCTTACAGaaacaattattaaaatcaaacatttacctTTTCGTAGAAAGTGACTACATCAggtacacgctcatttttttataaccattttcgagtatttttcaaccgtttaaTGGGTTTCATCCAAAAACTtcgattattgttattattcaaCCATAATGTACTgttaaatttcaaccgttttctgAGTACTGGTAGAAAACCAAaataatggttaaaattttagcACAAATTTTTGTGAGCGATCCGCCAttgtttttttcagttcaaCTCGTTTGTCGTTCAATAATATCCGGGTTACTGAGGACAAATATAGAAAGTTGGAACCTATTGCCAAGAGGAGCAGGTAAACTTTAATTGTTGTGCTATATTATGATGCGATATTTACGGTCCATTCTGTCAGTGCCGTTCCAGAGAATCCCAAGAAGAGCGTGCCGATGAATGAGTGGACAATTAACCGCAACATATTTACGGAGAAATCCCTGAAAAATACAGCAGCTGGAAgagctcatttttttctaaaactatgTCCGCAATTAGAAATATGTGCTACTCGATGACTTCAGTCACCTTTGGGACAGCTGAGAAACGGTAGTAATTTTGTACACTAATTGTCAAACAAATCAATCaagttttctttgattttccaGACAAAGTGTTCTAACATACATTCAGCCGGAAGATTGTTTGTCGGGCCAGAAAAGGACGATTTCAGAGGAAGCCTGACCTAAAGGAACGATTTTTGAGACGATCTGAAATCTGACGTGAATGTTGGAGTCGGAGTAACTGGTG is a window encoding:
- the LOC129739603 gene encoding uncharacterized protein LOC129739603 isoform X1 — its product is MSCVSIGAMQATPPTAPCCTSSKNNNFSINIRTVMLCVGIGAIPTTPPTAPCCTISRTTTTPSAERQQHPELPCGASPSVQHQPHPRLLGKFCTSSRTTTTPAAEQQQLQQQNNNNSNSSMAWPSSVSEATTRQTVGPCMVPSKVPVGREPSTRLSFNNIRVTEDKYRKLEPIAKRSSAVPENPKKSVPMNEWTINRNIFTEKSLKNTAAGRAHFFLKLCPQLEICATR